A stretch of Campylobacter showae DNA encodes these proteins:
- a CDS encoding diaminopimelate dehydrogenase, with translation MSEKIKIAVLGYGNLGRGVELAAQNSKDLELTAVFSRRNPSEVKTCGAPVFSADEILSHKGKFDVLVLCGGSATDLPTQTPEFALNFNVVDSFDTHAKIPEHFAAVDAAAKKGGKVGIIAVGWDPGLFSLNRLFGESVLENGSSYTFWGKGVSQGHSDAIRRIKGVVDARQYTVPIESALERVRAGENPKLSTREKHLRECYVVAQDGADKARIEHEIKTMPNYFADYDTSVHFIDLATLKKEHGGIPHGGFVLRSGATGERGENKHLIEFSLKLDSNPEFTASVLVAYARAAYRLAQKGERGAFSVFDIAPALLSPKSADELRREIL, from the coding sequence ATGAGCGAAAAAATAAAAATAGCGGTTTTAGGATATGGAAATTTGGGTCGCGGCGTAGAGCTTGCCGCACAAAATAGCAAGGATTTAGAATTAACAGCGGTTTTTAGCCGCAGAAATCCAAGCGAGGTAAAAACATGCGGCGCGCCGGTATTTAGCGCGGATGAAATTTTATCGCACAAGGGCAAATTTGACGTTTTGGTGCTTTGCGGCGGTAGCGCGACGGATCTACCGACACAGACGCCGGAGTTTGCGCTAAATTTTAACGTCGTAGATAGCTTCGATACGCACGCGAAAATCCCAGAGCACTTCGCCGCAGTAGACGCCGCAGCTAAAAAAGGCGGAAAAGTAGGCATTATCGCTGTGGGCTGGGATCCGGGGCTGTTTTCGCTAAATAGACTATTTGGCGAGAGCGTGCTAGAAAACGGCAGCAGTTATACATTTTGGGGCAAAGGCGTGAGCCAAGGCCACTCCGACGCCATCCGCAGGATCAAGGGCGTCGTGGACGCACGCCAATACACCGTGCCGATAGAAAGCGCCTTGGAGCGAGTTCGCGCGGGCGAAAACCCAAAGCTTAGCACGCGCGAAAAGCACCTGCGCGAGTGCTACGTAGTGGCGCAGGACGGCGCCGATAAAGCGCGCATCGAGCATGAGATAAAAACGATGCCAAACTACTTTGCCGACTACGACACTAGCGTGCATTTTATCGATCTTGCGACGCTTAAAAAAGAGCACGGCGGCATCCCTCACGGAGGATTCGTCTTGCGAAGCGGAGCGACGGGCGAGCGCGGCGAAAATAAACATCTGATCGAGTTTTCGCTAAAGCTTGACTCAAATCCGGAATTTACCGCGAGCGTGCTCGTTGCCTACGCCCGCGCGGCATATCGTTTGGCGCAAAAGGGTGAGCGCGGCGCATTTAGCGTATTTGACATCGCTCCGGCGCTTCTTTCGCCAAAGAGCGCAGATGAGCTAAGGCGCGAAATTTTATAA
- a CDS encoding methionine ABC transporter ATP-binding protein → MIKIENLKKFYGATQIIDGVNLTVKKGEIFAIVGHSGAGKSTLLRCINGLEDYQGGSLKVFDKEISALKDKELRELRRDVGMIFQHFALMARKTAFENVATPLKFWGYSDGEIKKRVSELLELVGLANKAASYPGELSGGQKQRVAIARALALSPKILLSDEATSALDPNTTNSILELLKQINQTLNISVVLVTHEMEVVKSIARRAVLLESGKIIGSGTIEELFLKPDEKMKEFLGEDEILPSEGVNIRLFFPKEVAQNSVITHMARTLNIDFNIVWGKLEKLNENVLGSLVINVDPKDEARVTEYIKQSGVLWEVA, encoded by the coding sequence GTGATAAAGATAGAAAATTTAAAGAAATTTTACGGGGCGACGCAGATCATAGACGGCGTCAATCTAACCGTAAAAAAAGGCGAAATTTTCGCCATCGTAGGCCACAGCGGCGCGGGTAAATCCACCCTGCTTCGCTGCATAAACGGCCTAGAGGACTATCAAGGCGGCAGCCTGAAGGTATTTGACAAAGAAATCTCGGCGCTAAAAGATAAAGAGCTAAGAGAGCTTAGGCGAGATGTTGGGATGATATTTCAGCACTTTGCGCTGATGGCTAGAAAAACGGCGTTTGAAAACGTCGCAACCCCACTTAAATTTTGGGGCTACTCAGACGGCGAAATCAAAAAAAGAGTGAGCGAGCTGCTAGAACTCGTAGGTCTTGCAAACAAAGCCGCAAGCTACCCCGGCGAGCTAAGCGGCGGACAAAAGCAGCGCGTCGCTATCGCCCGCGCCCTTGCGCTAAGTCCAAAAATTTTACTCTCCGACGAGGCTACCTCGGCGCTTGATCCAAATACGACAAATTCGATACTCGAGCTTTTAAAACAGATCAATCAAACGCTAAACATCAGCGTCGTTTTGGTCACGCACGAGATGGAGGTCGTAAAAAGTATCGCGCGCCGCGCAGTGCTGCTAGAAAGCGGCAAAATAATCGGCAGCGGCACGATCGAGGAGCTATTTTTAAAACCCGACGAAAAGATGAAGGAATTCCTCGGCGAGGATGAAATTTTGCCGAGCGAGGGCGTAAATATCAGGCTCTTTTTCCCAAAAGAAGTCGCGCAAAACAGCGTCATCACGCATATGGCGCGCACGCTAAACATCGACTTTAACATCGTTTGGGGCAAGCTTGAAAAGCTAAACGAAAACGTGCTAGGCTCGCTCGTCATAAACGTCGATCCTAAAGACGAGGCGCGCGTGACCGAGTACATCAAGCAAAGCGGCGTACTATGGGAGGTGGCGTGA